In Sphingobium sp. EP60837, one genomic interval encodes:
- a CDS encoding LysR family transcriptional regulator has protein sequence MFDWDDLRLFLTVARMKRMAPAARALGMDATTISRRLSRLAQTLDAELFEQAGPDRVLTHRGIALFRHAESIEGAALAAVAEVKGERQSLNGHVRISVAEGFGTWILAPGLPSFHAQHPGIHLDVVTASGFLNPSKREADMAVMLARPQRGNLSVQRLADYRLHLYASPEYLGRKGALADRRDLQDHVLVGYVPEFIFAPELDYLDEVQAGAEAILRSSSIGIQRRLVLDGAGIGVLPDFMAANHPGLVRLLGDDVEITRSFWLVSHRDMTKLARIQAVSGLIHKQAATVLAVS, from the coding sequence ATGTTCGACTGGGATGATCTGCGCCTGTTCCTGACTGTCGCGCGCATGAAGCGGATGGCGCCCGCAGCGCGTGCGCTCGGGATGGATGCGACAACCATTTCCCGGCGTCTTTCCCGGCTCGCTCAAACCCTCGACGCGGAATTGTTCGAGCAGGCCGGGCCGGACCGCGTTCTTACTCATCGAGGCATAGCATTGTTCCGGCATGCTGAAAGCATCGAAGGCGCCGCTCTTGCCGCCGTTGCGGAGGTCAAGGGTGAACGGCAAAGCCTGAACGGCCATGTACGAATTTCGGTAGCGGAAGGATTTGGGACATGGATACTTGCGCCCGGCCTGCCGTCCTTCCATGCGCAGCATCCAGGCATTCACTTGGATGTCGTGACGGCTTCGGGCTTTCTCAATCCATCGAAGCGGGAAGCAGACATGGCCGTCATGCTCGCCCGGCCGCAGCGCGGAAATCTCTCCGTGCAACGGCTCGCCGACTATCGGCTGCATCTCTATGCCTCGCCGGAATATCTGGGGCGCAAGGGTGCTCTGGCAGATCGTCGGGATCTTCAGGATCATGTGCTGGTCGGTTATGTGCCGGAATTCATTTTCGCACCGGAACTCGACTATTTGGACGAAGTTCAGGCAGGTGCGGAGGCCATATTGCGATCTAGCAGCATCGGAATTCAGCGCCGTCTGGTCCTTGATGGCGCTGGCATAGGCGTGCTCCCGGATTTCATGGCTGCAAATCATCCGGGCTTGGTCAGGTTGCTGGGCGATGATGTCGAAATCACGCGCAGCTTCTGGCTGGTGAGCCATCGTGATATGACCAAGCTCGCACGCATCCAGGCGGTATCCGGTCTCATACATAAGCAGGCAGCAACCGTCCTAGCGGTGTCGTGA